In one Amyelois transitella isolate CPQ chromosome 22, ilAmyTran1.1, whole genome shotgun sequence genomic region, the following are encoded:
- the LOC106139916 gene encoding serine/arginine-rich splicing factor 1B, whose translation MSGGSGGNRNECRIYVGNLPPDIRTKDIQDLFYKFGKVTFVDLKNRKGPPFAFVEFEDPRDADDAVRARDGYDYDGYRLRVEFPRGGGGGGARGRGGAERFGNRAATRGPPARRSEFRVLVTGLPPSGSWQDLKDHMREAGDVCFADTFKDGTGVVEFLRHEDMKYAVKKLDDSRFRSHEGEVSYIRVKEDYGGGGGGGDSSRRSRSYSPRRRGSPTYSPVRRSYSRERSRSRDRDHNY comes from the exons ATGTCTGGAGGAAGTGGTGGCAATAGAAATGAGTGCAGAATTTACGTTGGTAATTTGCCCCCAGACATCAGAACAAAGGACATCCAAGACTTGTTTTACAAATTTGGTAAAGTTACTTTCGTCGACCTGAAGAATAGGAAAGGCCCTCCATTTGCTTTCGTCGAATTTGAGGATCCTAG GGACGCGGACGACGCGGTGCGCGCGCGGGACGGCTACGACTACGACGGGTACCGGCTGCGCGTGGAGTTCccgcgcggcggcggcggcggcggcgcgcgcggccgCGGCGGCGCCGAGCGCTTCGGCAACCGCGCCGCCACGCGCGGCCCGCCCGCGCGCCGCTCCGAGTTCCGGGTGCTCGTCACGG GCCTGCCGCCATCCGGCTCGTGGCAAGACCTGAAGGACCACATGCGGGAGGCGGGAGACGTGTGCTTCGCGGACACCTTCAAGGACGGCACCGGCGTGGTGGAGTTCCTCCGGCACGAGGACATGAAGTACGCCGTCAAGAAGCTGGACGATTCCAGGTTCAGGAGTCATGAG GGTGAAGTTTCATACATCCGCGTGAAGGAAGACtacggcggcggcggcggcggtggcGACAG CTCGCGGCGCTCGCGCTCGTACTCGCCGCGGCGGCGCGGCTCGCCCACGTACTCGCCCGTGCGCCGCTCGTACTCGCGCGAGCGCTCGCGCTCCCGCGACCGCGACCACAACTACTGA
- the LOC106139915 gene encoding dynein light chain 2, cytoplasmic isoform X1, translated as MTGLSATASVRIITKKVPQSDPETKCPTNTAAKMCDRKAVIKNADMNEEMQQDAVDCATQALEKFNIEKDIAAFIKKEFDKKYNPTWHCIVGRNFGSYVTHETRHFIYFYLGQVAILLFKSG; from the exons aTGACGGGTCTTTCCGCCACTGCATCCGTTcgaattattacaaaaaaggttCCCCAGTCCGATCCAGAGACAAAGTGTCCCAC AAATACAGCAGCAAAGATGTGTGACCGCAAAGCGGTGATCAAGAATGCTGACATGAACGAGGAGATGCAGCAGGATGCTGTTGACTGCGCGACGCAAGCGCTTGAAAAGTTCAACATAGAAAAG GACATCGCTGCATTTATCAAGAAAGAGTTTGACAAGAAATACAACCCGACGTGGCACTGCATCGTGGGCCGGAACTTCGGGTCGTACGTGACGCACGAGACGCGCCACTTTATCTACTTCTACCTCGGACAAGTGGCCATTCTCCTCTTCAAGAGCGGTTAG
- the LOC106139915 gene encoding dynein light chain 2, cytoplasmic isoform X2 produces the protein MCDRKAVIKNADMNEEMQQDAVDCATQALEKFNIEKDIAAFIKKEFDKKYNPTWHCIVGRNFGSYVTHETRHFIYFYLGQVAILLFKSG, from the exons ATGTGTGACCGCAAAGCGGTGATCAAGAATGCTGACATGAACGAGGAGATGCAGCAGGATGCTGTTGACTGCGCGACGCAAGCGCTTGAAAAGTTCAACATAGAAAAG GACATCGCTGCATTTATCAAGAAAGAGTTTGACAAGAAATACAACCCGACGTGGCACTGCATCGTGGGCCGGAACTTCGGGTCGTACGTGACGCACGAGACGCGCCACTTTATCTACTTCTACCTCGGACAAGTGGCCATTCTCCTCTTCAAGAGCGGTTAG